From a single bacterium genomic region:
- a CDS encoding aspartate kinase: MKTIVHKYGGTSVADPGRIKAVAKRVANSWRAGERVAVVVSAQSGETDRLIKLAQEMSREPDARDMDLLVATGEQASVALLSLALRGEGLETETFLGFQAGIFTDANHGRARIERIDPTAVRSALDAGRVAIVAGFQGTTGEGRVTTIGRGGSDTSAVALAAALKADRCEIFTDVEGVATADPRLCPDAKLLKCISYEEMMELADTGAKVLHARCVELAAKFKVPLVVRSSFTESPGTLVVPEERVLEGSVVTGISLTTGEAKVAIRKVPDKVGVTAAIFAPIAKAGIDVDLIIQNVSEDGYTDLTFTVPKNDLRRAMTLAEAAAREVKAGRVEAAGDIAKVSIVGLGMRSHAGVAHRMFAALAKEGIAIQMIGTSEIKVSIVVDIRHSERAVRILHSAFYL, encoded by the coding sequence ATGAAAACCATAGTCCATAAATACGGCGGCACGTCTGTCGCGGATCCGGGCCGCATCAAGGCGGTGGCAAAGCGCGTGGCGAACTCGTGGCGCGCGGGCGAACGTGTAGCGGTCGTGGTCTCTGCGCAGTCCGGCGAGACCGACAGACTCATCAAACTCGCGCAGGAGATGTCGCGCGAGCCCGACGCGCGCGACATGGATCTGCTGGTCGCGACCGGAGAGCAGGCCTCGGTCGCGCTGCTCTCACTGGCGCTTCGGGGCGAGGGATTGGAGACCGAGACATTCCTGGGTTTCCAGGCCGGCATCTTCACCGATGCAAATCACGGCCGCGCCCGCATAGAGCGCATCGACCCCACGGCCGTGAGGTCCGCGCTCGATGCGGGAAGGGTGGCGATCGTCGCCGGCTTTCAGGGAACGACCGGCGAGGGCAGGGTGACGACGATCGGCCGCGGCGGTTCGGACACCTCTGCGGTGGCGCTCGCAGCCGCCCTCAAGGCGGACCGTTGCGAGATATTCACTGACGTGGAGGGGGTCGCGACCGCGGATCCCAGGCTGTGCCCGGATGCAAAACTCCTCAAGTGCATTTCGTACGAGGAGATGATGGAGCTTGCGGACACCGGCGCGAAGGTCCTTCATGCCCGCTGCGTGGAGCTCGCCGCAAAATTCAAGGTCCCGCTCGTCGTGCGTTCCTCATTCACCGAATCCCCCGGCACCTTGGTCGTGCCTGAAGAGAGAGTGCTCGAGGGAAGCGTGGTCACGGGCATCAGTCTCACCACCGGCGAGGCCAAGGTGGCTATACGCAAGGTCCCCGACAAGGTTGGGGTCACGGCAGCGATCTTCGCCCCTATCGCGAAAGCCGGCATCGATGTGGACCTCATCATCCAGAACGTCTCTGAGGACGGATACACGGACCTCACGTTTACGGTTCCGAAAAACGATCTCAGGCGCGCGATGACGCTGGCCGAGGCCGCGGCGCGCGAGGTCAAGGCGGGAAGGGTGGAGGCGGCGGGCGATATCGCCAAGGTCTCGATCGTGGGGCTGGGCATGCGCTCGCACGCAGGAGTGGCGCACCGCATGTTCGCGGCGCTGGCGAAGGAGGGGATCGCGATCCAGATGATCGGCACCAGCGAGATCAAGGTCTCGATAGTGGTGGATATCAGGCACTCGGAGAGGGCGGTGAGGATCCTGCATTCTGCCTTTTATTTATAA